One segment of Niabella beijingensis DNA contains the following:
- the rpsN gene encoding 30S ribosomal protein S14, with the protein MAKTSIKARQKKREKMVEQYAAKREELKKAGDYAALDKLPKNSSKVRLKNRCQLTGRPKGYVRYFGISRVALRDMALNGKIPGLKKASW; encoded by the coding sequence ATGGCAAAAACTTCAATTAAAGCCCGTCAGAAAAAAAGAGAAAAAATGGTGGAGCAATACGCCGCTAAAAGAGAGGAGCTGAAAAAAGCCGGAGATTATGCCGCTTTGGACAAGCTGCCCAAAAACTCTTCTAAAGTGCGTTTGAAAAACCGTTGCCAGTTAACGGGCCGTCCTAAAGGTTATGTGCGTTACTTCGGTATCTCAAGGGTAGCCTTAAGAGACATGGCATTGAATGGTAAGATCCCCGGATTGAAAAAGGCA
- the rplE gene encoding 50S ribosomal protein L5, producing the protein MPRLATKYKTEVAPALVKKFAYKSVMQAPKLEKICINRGVNGAVTDKKLVDVAVEELSTITGQKAVVTNSKKDISNFKLRKNMPIGARVTLRGEKMYEFLDRLIAVALPRVRDFKGVNEKSFDGRGNYTMGVTEQIIFPEIDIDKVNKITGMDITFVTTAQTDEEAYELLKELGMPFKNAKKQ; encoded by the coding sequence ATCCCCAGGTTGGCCACAAAATATAAAACAGAAGTGGCACCGGCATTAGTGAAGAAGTTTGCTTACAAATCGGTAATGCAGGCTCCTAAACTGGAAAAAATCTGCATCAACCGTGGTGTAAATGGCGCGGTAACCGACAAGAAACTGGTAGATGTGGCAGTAGAAGAACTGAGCACCATTACCGGGCAGAAAGCCGTGGTTACCAACTCTAAAAAAGATATTTCCAACTTTAAGCTGCGTAAGAACATGCCCATCGGTGCGCGTGTTACCCTTCGCGGTGAAAAAATGTACGAGTTCCTGGATCGCCTGATCGCCGTAGCACTGCCACGTGTACGTGACTTTAAAGGGGTGAATGAAAAATCCTTTGATGGCCGCGGGAATTATACCATGGGTGTTACAGAGCAGATCATTTTCCCTGAGATCGATATCGATAAGGTAAATAAGATCACCGGTATGGATATCACTTTTGTTACAACAGCTCAAACAGATGAAGAAGCGTACGAACTGTTGAAAGAACTGGGAATGCCTTTCAAAAACGCAAAGAAACAATAA
- the rplX gene encoding 50S ribosomal protein L24, producing the protein MSKRFKPKYNIKKGDLVIVISGAAKPRKDDSGKFEYKPRLVKEVLVDEEKVLVEGVNVKTKHTKPSAQNTKGGIVKVEAPIHISNVMLWDAKAKAPSKVKRVREAGKTQRIFKKSGEKI; encoded by the coding sequence ATGAGCAAAAGATTTAAACCCAAGTACAATATTAAAAAAGGCGATTTGGTTATTGTTATCAGCGGCGCTGCAAAACCCCGTAAAGATGATAGCGGTAAGTTTGAATATAAACCCCGTTTGGTAAAAGAGGTGTTGGTGGACGAAGAGAAAGTGCTGGTGGAAGGGGTAAACGTAAAAACCAAACATACCAAGCCTTCTGCCCAGAATACAAAGGGTGGTATTGTAAAAGTAGAGGCTCCGATTCATATCAGTAATGTGATGCTGTGGGACGCGAAAGCCAAAGCACCTTCTAAAGTGAAGCGTGTACGTGAAGCCGGTAAAACACAGCGCATCTTTAAAAAATCCGGAGAAAAAATCTAA
- the rplN gene encoding 50S ribosomal protein L14 — translation MIQQESRLNVADNSGAKEVLCIRVLGNSGQRYAKIGDKIVVTVKDATPAGGIKKGTVAKAVIVRTTNKLRRKDGSYIRFDDNAVVILNASDEPRGTRIFGPVARELRDKGYMRIVSLAPEVL, via the coding sequence ATGATACAGCAAGAAAGCCGGTTGAACGTGGCTGATAACAGTGGAGCAAAAGAGGTTCTTTGTATCCGCGTACTGGGTAACAGCGGACAGCGTTACGCAAAAATTGGCGATAAAATCGTTGTAACGGTAAAGGATGCCACTCCGGCGGGAGGTATTAAAAAAGGAACGGTAGCAAAGGCGGTTATCGTACGCACAACCAACAAATTACGCCGGAAGGACGGTTCTTATATTCGTTTTGATGACAATGCTGTTGTTATTTTGAACGCGTCTGATGAGCCCAGAGGTACCCGTATCTTCGGGCCTGTAGCCCGTGAGCTTCGTGATAAAGGATACATGAGGATTGTTTCATTAGCTCCGGAAGTTTTATAA
- the rpsQ gene encoding 30S ribosomal protein S17 has product MSERNLRKTRIGVVTSNKMTKTITVAVERKVKHPIYGKFLKKTSKFHAHDEKNECSIGDTVKIMETRPLSKLKRWRLVEVIEKVK; this is encoded by the coding sequence ATGTCTGAAAGAAATTTAAGAAAAACAAGAATAGGCGTGGTTACCAGCAACAAAATGACAAAGACCATTACTGTTGCGGTTGAAAGGAAAGTAAAGCACCCTATTTACGGTAAGTTCCTTAAAAAAACGTCCAAGTTTCATGCACACGATGAAAAGAATGAGTGCAGCATTGGTGATACCGTAAAAATTATGGAAACCCGCCCCTTGAGCAAATTAAAGCGCTGGAGACTGGTTGAGGTGATTGAAAAAGTAAAATAG
- the rpmC gene encoding 50S ribosomal protein L29 — protein sequence MSKKKEFVDSIKGLGAEDLKVQLEQSKQRLKKLEFAHAISPLENPMSIRALRKDIARIETFLKDKQASEAQNA from the coding sequence ATGTCAAAGAAAAAAGAATTTGTAGACAGCATAAAAGGATTAGGCGCTGAGGATTTAAAAGTTCAGCTGGAGCAATCCAAACAACGTCTTAAAAAGTTAGAGTTCGCACATGCGATTTCTCCGCTCGAGAATCCGATGTCTATCCGTGCACTGCGCAAAGATATCGCCCGGATTGAAACGTTTTTGAAAGATAAACAAGCCAGCGAAGCTCAGAACGCTTAA
- the rplP gene encoding 50S ribosomal protein L16 — protein sequence MLQPKRTKHRKMQKGRMKGDAKRGTTISFGSYALKAQDSHWITDRQIEAARQALTRSMKREGNVWIRIFPDKPITKKPAEVRMGKGKGNLEYWAAVVQPGRIIFEVDGVSEEVARRALALASGKLPIKTKFTMRRDLVTN from the coding sequence ATGTTACAACCGAAGAGAACAAAGCACAGGAAAATGCAAAAAGGTCGCATGAAAGGCGACGCGAAAAGAGGTACAACTATTTCGTTTGGTTCTTATGCTTTAAAAGCCCAGGATTCTCACTGGATTACAGACCGCCAGATTGAGGCTGCCCGTCAGGCCCTTACCCGTAGCATGAAGCGGGAGGGGAACGTATGGATCCGCATCTTCCCGGATAAACCCATCACCAAGAAGCCTGCAGAGGTTCGTATGGGTAAAGGTAAAGGTAACCTGGAATATTGGGCTGCCGTTGTACAACCCGGGCGTATCATTTTTGAAGTGGACGGGGTAAGCGAGGAAGTGGCACGCAGGGCGCTGGCTTTAGCATCCGGTAAGCTGCCGATCAAGACTAAGTTCACCATGCGTAGGGATTTAGTTACTAACTAA
- the rpsC gene encoding 30S ribosomal protein S3 — translation MGQKANPIGNRLGIIRGWESNWYGSKKDFASKLIEDNKIRTYLNARINKGGISKIVIERTLGKLIITIHTSKPGIIIGKGGGEVDRIKEELKKLTQNDDVQINILEIRRPETDAMIVGDTIARQIENRINFKRATKMAIASALRMGAEGIKVKLSGRLGGAEIARSEEFKQGRVPLHTFRMDIDYANVFAQTVYGKIGIKVWICKGEVLAKRDLNPNFISGNDKNVGGGERREHRRDDRRGDRRGGGREKRN, via the coding sequence ATGGGTCAAAAAGCAAATCCAATTGGTAACAGGTTAGGCATCATCCGCGGATGGGAATCTAACTGGTATGGAAGCAAAAAAGATTTTGCTTCTAAGTTAATCGAAGACAATAAAATCAGAACCTACCTGAATGCCCGTATCAATAAGGGAGGGATCTCTAAAATTGTTATCGAAAGAACCTTAGGTAAATTAATTATTACTATTCATACCTCCAAGCCAGGAATCATTATTGGTAAAGGTGGTGGTGAGGTTGACCGCATCAAAGAAGAGCTGAAGAAGCTGACGCAGAACGATGATGTGCAGATCAATATCCTGGAGATCCGCCGTCCTGAAACAGATGCGATGATCGTTGGGGATACTATTGCCCGTCAGATCGAAAACCGTATCAACTTTAAGCGTGCTACCAAAATGGCCATTGCTTCTGCGTTGCGTATGGGTGCTGAAGGGATCAAAGTGAAACTGAGCGGTCGTTTGGGTGGAGCTGAAATTGCGCGGAGCGAAGAGTTCAAACAAGGCCGTGTGCCCCTGCATACGTTCCGGATGGATATTGATTATGCCAACGTATTTGCTCAGACCGTTTACGGAAAGATCGGTATCAAGGTATGGATCTGTAAAGGAGAGGTACTGGCCAAGCGTGACCTGAACCCGAACTTTATTTCGGGTAACGATAAGAATGTAGGTGGTGGTGAAAGAAGAGAACATCGCAGAGACGACCGGAGAGGTGATCGCCGCGGTGGTGGAAGAGAAAAAAGAAATTAA
- the rplV gene encoding 50S ribosomal protein L22 has translation MEAVAKLRNYPTSPRKMRLLADLIRGQRVDLVLAELEHNPKHPAVPLRKLVLSAIVNWKQANEGEDESGLVVKTIFVDGGRTLKRMRPAPQGRGYRVRKRSNHVTLVVDVAGTTDKKAAKKAAAAEKAAPVEEVKEVSAKAPAKKKAAAKKSTKESKKA, from the coding sequence ATGGAAGCAGTAGCAAAACTTAGAAATTATCCGACTTCTCCTCGTAAAATGAGGTTGTTGGCTGATTTGATTCGTGGCCAAAGAGTGGATTTGGTATTGGCCGAACTGGAGCACAATCCCAAACACCCCGCAGTACCGTTGCGCAAACTGGTATTAAGCGCCATTGTAAACTGGAAACAGGCCAATGAAGGGGAAGACGAATCCGGTCTGGTGGTAAAAACCATTTTCGTGGATGGTGGCAGAACATTAAAACGCATGCGTCCTGCTCCGCAAGGTCGTGGCTACCGTGTTCGCAAACGCAGCAACCATGTAACGCTGGTGGTGGATGTAGCCGGTACAACCGATAAGAAAGCCGCAAAGAAAGCAGCTGCTGCAGAAAAAGCTGCTCCTGTTGAAGAAGTGAAGGAAGTAAGTGCAAAAGCTCCGGCTAAGAAAAAAGCTGCTGCTAAAAAGTCAACTAAAGAATCTAAAAAAGCATAA
- the rpsS gene encoding 30S ribosomal protein S19, which yields MARSIKKGPYVATHLEKKVLAINEGKGKKAVIKTWSRRSTITPDFVGHTFAVHNGNKFIPVYVTEFMVGHKLGEFAPTRNFKGHAGDKK from the coding sequence ATGGCTCGTTCGATAAAAAAAGGTCCTTATGTAGCAACCCACTTGGAAAAGAAAGTGCTGGCTATTAATGAAGGAAAAGGAAAAAAGGCTGTAATCAAAACCTGGAGCCGTCGCTCTACCATTACACCCGATTTTGTAGGCCACACTTTTGCAGTACATAATGGTAATAAATTCATTCCTGTATATGTTACTGAGTTTATGGTAGGGCATAAACTGGGTGAGTTTGCACCAACCCGCAACTTTAAAGGACACGCGGGCGATAAGAAATAA
- the rplB gene encoding 50S ribosomal protein L2: MSVRKFKPVTAGTRWRIGNSFSEVTTNQPEKSLVETKKSTGGRNSSGRLTMRYRGGGHKKKYRVVDFKRDKHDVVAKVASIEYDPNRTAFIALLEYADGEKRYILAPQGLAVGTEVISGNAVAPEIGNALQLKNMPLGTNVHNIELNPGQGGKISRSAGASAQLTNKEEKYAVLKMPSGELRKVLINCFATVGVVSNSDHSLQSMGKAGRNRWRGIRPRNRGVAMNPVDHPMGGGEGRASGGHPRSRTGKYAKGEKTRTVGKASDKLIIQRKNGSKLAK, encoded by the coding sequence ATGTCAGTAAGAAAGTTTAAACCGGTAACTGCCGGTACGCGTTGGAGAATCGGAAATTCATTTTCTGAGGTGACTACAAACCAGCCTGAAAAGAGCCTGGTGGAAACCAAGAAGAGCACCGGCGGACGGAACTCTTCCGGTCGTTTAACCATGCGCTACCGCGGTGGTGGTCATAAGAAGAAATATCGTGTTGTAGATTTTAAAAGAGACAAACATGATGTGGTTGCAAAAGTAGCCAGCATTGAATACGATCCGAACCGCACGGCCTTTATCGCGCTGCTGGAATATGCTGATGGTGAAAAGCGTTACATCCTTGCCCCTCAGGGCCTGGCAGTTGGAACAGAAGTGATCAGCGGAAACGCGGTGGCTCCTGAGATCGGTAATGCACTGCAGTTAAAGAACATGCCGTTGGGTACCAACGTACACAATATTGAACTGAACCCCGGACAGGGCGGTAAGATCTCCCGTAGTGCCGGTGCTTCTGCTCAGCTGACCAACAAGGAAGAAAAATACGCGGTATTGAAAATGCCTTCCGGTGAGCTGAGAAAAGTACTGATCAACTGTTTTGCAACGGTGGGTGTGGTAAGCAACAGCGATCACAGCCTGCAAAGCATGGGTAAGGCCGGTAGAAACAGATGGAGAGGCATCCGCCCGAGAAACCGTGGTGTGGCAATGAACCCTGTTGATCACCCGATGGGAGGTGGTGAAGGTAGAGCTTCCGGTGGTCACCCGCGCAGCCGTACCGGTAAATACGCCAAAGGTGAAAAAACAAGAACCGTTGGTAAAGCAAGCGATAAACTCATTATCCAGCGTAAGAACGGTAGCAAACTGGCTAAATAA
- the rplW gene encoding 50S ribosomal protein L23 — MKPSEILIKPILTEKANAQQEKLRRYAFKVAKKSNKLEIKKAIETFYGVTVTSVNTVVAPAKNKTRYTKAGFIQGRKSGYKKAYVTVAEGEEIDLYANI; from the coding sequence ATGAAACCATCTGAAATATTAATCAAACCGATTTTAACCGAAAAGGCAAACGCACAGCAGGAAAAACTGCGTCGCTATGCATTTAAGGTGGCAAAAAAATCAAACAAGCTGGAAATAAAAAAAGCAATTGAAACTTTTTACGGTGTTACCGTTACCAGCGTCAATACAGTTGTTGCACCTGCAAAGAACAAGACCCGCTATACAAAAGCCGGTTTTATCCAGGGCCGCAAATCCGGTTACAAAAAAGCATATGTAACCGTGGCAGAAGGCGAGGAGATCGACCTGTATGCGAATATCTAA
- the rplD gene encoding 50S ribosomal protein L4 — protein sequence MQIEVLNIEGKGTGRSVELPDDIFGAEPNDHVIYLAVKQYLAAQRQGTHKVKTRAEVQGASRKLHKQKGTGGSRKGNIRNPLYKGGGTIFGPKPRDYSFKLNKKVKDLAKISALSYKAKANAIVVVEDINLDAPKTKTLTAALGKWNVSEKKSMFILAEPNDNVELSLRNVPSVLALPLSDINTYDIVNSEVLVLSEGAAKIFSEDLEAVEA from the coding sequence TTGCCTGATGATATTTTTGGTGCAGAACCCAATGATCATGTAATTTATCTGGCGGTAAAACAATACCTGGCCGCACAGCGTCAGGGTACCCATAAAGTAAAGACCCGTGCTGAAGTACAGGGTGCCAGCCGTAAACTGCACAAACAAAAAGGAACCGGAGGAAGCCGTAAAGGTAATATCCGTAACCCGCTGTACAAAGGTGGTGGTACCATCTTCGGACCCAAGCCCCGCGACTACAGTTTCAAACTGAATAAGAAAGTAAAGGACCTGGCAAAGATCTCTGCGCTTTCCTATAAAGCAAAGGCCAATGCCATTGTAGTGGTGGAGGACATCAACCTGGATGCGCCCAAAACAAAAACACTGACCGCTGCCCTGGGCAAATGGAATGTGAGCGAAAAGAAATCCATGTTCATCCTGGCCGAGCCTAATGACAATGTTGAACTGTCCCTGCGTAATGTGCCTTCTGTGCTGGCATTGCCGCTGAGCGATATCAATACCTATGATATTGTGAACTCGGAAGTACTGGTACTTTCTGAAGGTGCTGCAAAAATATTTTCTGAAGATTTAGAGGCTGTAGAAGCTTAA